One part of the Sardina pilchardus chromosome 5, fSarPil1.1, whole genome shotgun sequence genome encodes these proteins:
- the LOC134079651 gene encoding maternal B9.10 protein-like produces the protein MKKEIEAAGAFLKNLIKRSDKLNLEQADIFVEQLICVLQEKYKAHWYPENPTKGQAFRCIRVNGNHSLDVELLLACQKSGVQYCYLGLPLELTLWVDPGEVSCRYSEDTPPFTLARFIGDDDDNDGDDDNGKVLLKVSSALEKVTSDYHSETSSDDDCVCVSPPPENDSAYATLPSERDRDSGKASQSIFGVTSSPENNTFSGTLSPPNRHGGVTTTPPQHRSPPLQVVYSDAQPLSPLSWRIPVRSPVEPRPYVMLNTRARPFPTVRPHGWSRPVYRNPMWSCSSARSHHGNTAAFWSAAGNERRFDGRMNLSRPLK, from the exons ATGAAGAAAGAAATTGAAGCAGCAGGGGCTTTCCTGAAAAATCTGATAAAAAGGTCTGACAAGTTGAATTTGGAACAAGCTGATATCTTTGTAGAACAGCTCATATGTGTTTTGCAAGAGAAGTACAAAGCTCATTGGTACCCAGAAAATCCCACAAAAGGCCAAGCATTTAG GTGTATTCGTGTCAATGGTAACCATAGCTTGGATGTAGAATTGCTTTTGGCATGCCAGAAAAGTGGTGTACAGTACTGCTACTTAGGCTTGCCTTTAGAACTCACCCTCTGGGTGGATCCAGGAGAGGTTAGTTGCAG GTACAGTGAAGACACTCCACCCTTTACGCTCGCAAGGTTCattggagatgatgatgataatgatggtgatgatgataatggGAAAGTCTTGCTGAAAGTGAGCAGTGCCTTGGAAAAAGTCACCTCTGACTATCATTCGGAGACCTCATCAGATgatgattgtgtctgtgtgtccccaCCTCCTGAGAATGACAGCGCTTATGCCACCCTTCCttcagagagggacagagatagTGGCAAGGCTTCTCAAAGCATTTTTGGTGTGACCTCGTCTCCGGAGAACAACACTTTTAGTGGCACTTTGTCACCACCAAATAGGCATGGTGGAGTCACCACTACACCTCCTCAGCACAGAAGCCCCCctttacag GTTGTTTACTCCGATGCACAACCATTGTCACCACTCTCCTGGAGAATACCTGTGAGATCTCCTGTTGAGCCTCGACCCTATGTTATGCTGAATACACGTGCCCGGCCCTTTCCGACGGTCAGGCCCCATGGCTGGTCAAGGCCTGTCTACCGCAATCCTATGTGGAGCTGCTCGTCTGCCCGATCGCACCATGGTAATACTGCAGCATTTTGGTCTGCGGCTGGGAATGAAAGAAGATTTGATGGAAGGATGAATTTAAGCAGACCACTAAAGTAA